A stretch of DNA from Nitrospirota bacterium:
GCGTTCTACCGTTCTACTTATCCAGAGATACTTTCTTGGTTACCGAATGAATAGGATATTTGTTGTCGGGGTTGACTGCCTCGTAGACGAGGTCTACGGTGACATCCGCAGCCTTTACTCCTTCCGGAAGATCGAACTCGACGGTCTCCACTTTGGTCTGAAGGGGCTGCAGGCTGGTGTCGCGCAGGTTCGCAACTTTCCACTGGGCGCCGTACTTCATCTTCATGTCGCGACAGTTCGTCGCCTGAGGATGGAAATGCCGTTCAACCTTGCCGATCTCTTTGCCGTCCGACGACTTTGCGGTCACTACCATGACCACTCTGTTATGGGACGGTCAACCGTCGGGTATCCTGTGGCCCGCGGTCGTATTGATCCTCGTGTTCACCACGATCTTGGGGAAGTACGTGTTTGCTTTCCTCAGCCACTCATACGCGTACGCCTGGACATCGAGATTGATGGCATTGGCCAGAAGCTGGGAAGTCTGTTTGTCGTCATTGAAATTCGGGGCGATAAGGTGATCCCCCTTTTGCATATGACACTCCTGGCACGTCTTTGTCCCGCCGTTGGATACATAGTTGTGGAGATAGCTCCCGTAGAGGTTGGCGCACTGGAATGCCTGATCGAACTCGAGATTAGGACCGAGTCCGTGGCACTGACCGCAGTAGACCGAGTCGCTGAAGATAGCGCTCTTCTTGACCTTCGTGAATGTCTTGTCGGGATGGGACGCGATATCCCTTGTACTGTAAAGGACCCCCTTCTCCGGCTCGCCGAGCTCCCGCTTGTGAATAATCGCCTTGGTATTATGGCAGACGGTGCAGGTGATCTGGAGTTTCGCGACTTTGGCTGAATCCTTTGCGAGCAAGGCCTCGGTCAATTCGACCGCGACCGAGTCCTCGGCAGAGGTGATAGCTTGAGGAAGATGGCACTTGAAGCAGGGAAAATTCTTGATCGTCATCTTCTTCGGGTCATCCTCAGAAAAAGCCGTGCTGCCTTTCTCCCCTTTTTTCAATGCAAGGGGCGTCAGCATCAATCCGCCTTTTACCCCCATAAGCGGTCTGGCGTGGTGCGATTTCTCCCACTGAGCGTAGATTTCCGCATGGCACCCCTTACAGCCGGATGAGTCGTACATTTTGGCCAGCTCGTCGATGGTCTTCGCCTTCTCTGCGTTCGCTGTCAAAGGCAAAACGATCAAGAGAACAGCGAGCATCACTAATGCTACTCTCATACCTCCTCCTTTGGATACACCCTGGTTTCTACTGACCCCCTCCTGAAATCTCTCCCTCAGACCCTCCTTTCTTCCTCTTCTTTACGAGACTGAAGCAGAACGCGTCTCTTTATTGCGTGCTACTTACTTATAAGTTATACCACAGGGAAGCGGCAACTTTAAAGGGGAAAGAGAGAATTATCAGGTCATCTGACAGCGCCAGGTTCAGCGGGCACCGGCAAACCGGCGCCGGAGGCGATAGGAGTGGCCGGGGAGGCGCTCAGACCGGTCCGAGCGCCCCGTTGCTCATACGGAGCTGCCGCCCTGCCAGGCGCGCGAGATCGGTATTATGGGTGATCATGATGAAGGTGATGCCCCGCTCCTCGTTCATCGCCTTGAAGAACCTCACCATTTCGGCTTCCGTCGCCTCGTCCAGGTCACCCGTCGGCTCGTCGGCGAGGATGATCTCGGGGTCGTTCATGAACGCCCGCGCTATGGCGACGCGCCGCTGCTGGCCGCCCGACAGCTGCGAGGGGTAAGCGTTTACCTTGTCGCCGAGCCCTACCCTCTCCAGAAGCCCCACCGCTTTATCATGCGCCTGAGCGCCGGTCCCGCCGGGCATGAAGACGAGCGGCAGCAGGACGTTCTCACGGGCCGTCAGCATCGGCAGGAGGCTCGCAAACTGGAACATGAACCCGACCTTCTCGCACCGGTATGCCGAAAGCTCATCGCTCGTAAAGCGATAGATATCCCTCCCCTCGAAAAGGACCCTGCCCGATGTGGGCGCTGTCATGCCGCCGATCATCGAGAGCAGTGTCGTCTTGCCGGAACCGGAATGGCCCACGACAGATACGAACTCTCCCTTGCCCACGGCGAGCGAGACCCCGCGCACCGCCGTGATGGCTTCGCGGTCGACCGGATAGGTCTTGGTCACGCTCTCGATGCTGAGCTGGTCCACGTCATTCACCCTTCATCGCGGCGAGCGGCTCCATGCGCTTGAGCCGCTGCAGGGGCGCTACCGCACCGACGACGCAGACCCCTGTCCCGATCAGGAGTCCGAACAGGGCGATCGCCGCTCTCTCGAGGGAGCCGAGATCGGTCGTCACATGCTTCATGATCGAGAAGCCCTTCGCCAGCAGCATCGAGAGCGATGTCCCCGCCCCGATCCCCGCTATACTGCCTATGCCTCCTATGATGAGTATCTCGATGAGGAAGAGCTTCACGACCTGGGACTCTCTCGCGCCTATGGCCCGCATGATGCCGACCTCCCGGGCCCGCTCGTTGGCTACCGCCGAGAAGACCGCCCATGCCAGGAACACGGAGAGCACGGCAGCGAGCACTACCGTAACGGAGAAGACGCGGTTGATATCCGCCAGGGTGTCGAGCACACCCTTCCCGAGGTCCTTCCGGGCCACGGCGTCGACCTCGATGATCGAGTCCTCGATGAGGCCGGCCACCTTCCGGGGGTCCTGTCCCTTCTTCACTTTCGCGAAGACGATCGATATCTCTCCCGGCCTTATCTTCGCCTTGCCCTGCTTGAGGATGTCGTCGATGTTCGCTTGATCGATGAAGATGGCGTAATCGAGCCCGGTCCCGGTCTTTTCGAGGACGCCGACCATTTTGAAGATGCTGCCGAAGAGGATGCTGTCGACCTCCATCGCGCCGATATCGATATTGAAGGCAGACTCGCTGCCGACGATCGCCTCGCCCTTCTGGAGGCGGCGTCCCAGTTTTTTGGGAAGCCAGGGATTGACGACGAAGTCCGTCTCCTGGTCGAAGGCGATGACTACCGCGTCCGGCACATCGCAGCAGACCCCGGCGATGGTGGTGAGATAGATCTGGGGCGAGACCGCGGCGATGCCGTCGATCTTTCGTATCCGCTCGATGACAGCGCGGTCCATGAGGAACGACTTCACCTCGTTTTCGAGCAGGAAGTCCTCTGCAGCGCCGCGCGAGCCGGTCGGCAGGATGAGCAGGTCCGCTCCGAGGCGTTCAGAGGCGAGCCGTATGCTCGAATCGACACGCCGGATGAACGAGAGGGCGAAGACGAGGAGTGCAACGAGCAGCCCGATCGCGACGATCAGGATCGTCGTCCGCAAGGGCTTCCTCTTCACATTCCTCGCGGCGACGGAAAGCAGGGTGAATTCCTGAGCCATAGAGTCGTATTATAAAGGATTCGGCCTATTCTTTCTATGCGGCTCATCAGGCCGCATAGAAAGAATAGGGATAAGGAAAGGTACGGCGGCTACTTCCTGTAGTTGGCGTCCAGGCCGCAGAGGGTCGCCGGCTTGTCGCCGAGCCCCATCTCCTTGTGGCAGGCAAAGCAGACCGAAACCGACTTGCCCACGATCTTCTTCTCTCCTGCATCGTAAAGCATCACCACGCCGTCCATGATGGTCTTGCCGGGTATCGGCTTCCCCTCGACGTCGCAGGCTTCGGCCGTGCTCCTGACCGTCAGCACCGCGTATTTATCGTCGGGGGTCGGCATCGCGTCATGCACCTCGCCGCTGTTGGGGATCATCTTCTCGTCGACGAGCTTGAGCGTCTTTGCATCGAGCAGCCATACCCGGTCGCCTGCGGACTGGTAGAGATACTTATCGTCACTGGTGAAATACTGCCTGAAGGTGAGCGTCTTTTTCGGCTCTCCCGTGTGGGTCGCCCTGGCGAGCACCTTCCACGTGCCCTTCTCGAGCGCCGGGAGATCGACCATGACGAAGTCTACCTTGCCGTTCGGTTTCCCCTCGCTCTTCTGGTTGAGGACGACGACGAACTTCTTCATGTCGTTCGAGTTGATGCCGTGTACGAAGAGGTAGGAGTCGGGGTCCTTGTAGCCGATATCGCTCACGAACATGCGGTGCTTGAGCTTCAGGTCCTTCTTGTCGAAAACATCCACATACCCCTCGGCGCCCATGAACACCGGCAGGAAGGAACTCTTGGTCTGTCCCGAAGCGCAGTAGAGCGGCATCTTCTTTTCGCCGCCGGTCGCCCTCTTGTCGGGGTCCATGGCGACGTCCTTGATCACGGCGCCGGTCTTCAGGTCGGTCTTCCCGACATGCTGCTTGCCGTCGGGGTCGAGCTTGTAGGTGGACCAGAACATGACGTTCCGATCATTGACATCGATGCGCGCGTCATGTGTTGCATGGGTTGCCTTCGTGCCGATGTCGATCTTGTCGAGGGCGGTGACCTTTATCGGGTCTTCAGCGTTATTGGGATCGATGGTAACATCGGCTTTGGCGAAATGACCGCCCATACCCGCTACATAAATAACCGACGAATAGGTCTTCTTCGCCGCTGTCGCCACCGGCGTCTTCGCGTCGATAACGCTGAACGCGAGATACCCGGCAAACGCCATTACCATTACCCCCAGAACCGCCAGAAAACGTTTTTGCATTACTTCCTCCCCTTTGGAATTATTATTCGTTCACCCGGTCATCATGCAAGAGTGAAGGGTGGTGCTGCACTGTCTGCTGCAAAGATGCTCTGCGTTATTGACATTAACTCACCTCTGGACTAAAGTCAACCTGAAATTTTGGGTTTAGCTTTATTCCCTGGAACCGATACGGGACTTTCCCGCCGAGAGCCTCACCGGCACCGTAAGGGGCCCCGTCTTCCGGAAAGACAAGGTGAGCATGAACTCGTGCCCGCTCTTCAGGTCTCTCGACATCTTGAAGATCATGAGGTGGAGGCCCCCTGGCTTCAGCTCGACCGTCTCCCCTGCCGGGACCGGGATCTCCTCCCTCTTGACCATCTTCCCCTCCCTCGTATCGTGCAGCTCCACGCGGGCGCCGGGGAAGTCCGCCTGCGCACCGAGGAGCATATCGTCGCCCTCACCCGAATTCCTGATCCTCATGAAGACAGAGCCGACACCGAGGAAGACCGGCGAGAGGACCGCCTCCTGCGCCTCGATAGTTATCTGCGGAGCTCCCTGCTGGGAACCCCTTCCGCACCCTGCAAGAGCTGCAGCAGCGATGATCGCTGCCGTCGCAAAAAGGAAGCCCCCCCGGGCAAGGGCACGCCTTGCCGCGACCCGAAGCCCGGAGCGCGGGGTTCTCCCGGAGTCATGCATCGCGCTATTGCCCTTTCGGAAGAGAGAGCGTGCGGTAGGGGACCACGCTCCCCTTTCCCGTTTCGGCGACAAAGCGTTCGGCGCTCTGTCTGTCCTTGAATGCGACAATGCCATATCCCATCGGGGTCTTTACCCCGGAATCGACGACGAAAGAGGCGGCCTCGATAGCGACCGGCTCCCCGGTGGAGAAGTCGAACACCTCCGCATTGGTGTTGAACTGGAGCTCCTTGGTGGCGCACTGCTCCGCCCTCCAGAGGAGAGCGCAGCCGATATCGTCGAAAGCGACCTTATCCGTACTCTTGGTGTCGACCACCGAGAACCGCTTGTTCTGCCCCTCGATCGACATATTGCATGCCGTACAGACCGCCGGGGATGCCGGCTCGGCCCCTGCCGGGACAGGAATAGCGGAAATGCATGACAGGATCATAACGAGAAACAGCCAGACCTTGCGATGTGCCTTCATAAGCGCCTCCCCTTACCATTTATATATAAAGCGCGTGCTGTTTATTCTAAACGTCCTGTCTTCGCGAGCACAAGCCGGAGCCTGAAGCCGGGGTCGGCATGCGCATCGCGCCTCTTGATCAGGAGCCACTCCTTCTCTTTCCCCCTCATCCTGGTGAGGACAAAGCCTCCCTTCAGCTTCTCCCCTTCGAGCTGAAACTCGATCACGCCTTCGGCAATGCTCCCCTTCCGCAGCGCACAAGAGCCCCGGTCCCAGAGAGCGACAGCGCCCGCGCCGTAACTGCCTTCGGGGAGCGTCCCCTCGAACGAGCCGTACTCGAGCGGATGGTCCTCGACCATGACAGCGAGCCGCTTGTCGGCAGGATTCATCGAGGGACCTTTCGGAACCGCCCATGACTTGAGCACTCCCTCCATCTCGAGCCTGAAGTCGAAATGGAGATGGCGCGCGTGGTGCTCGTGGACAACAAAGCAGGGCATACCATCAGCATACCGGAATCAGGAGCGGATTACAATTATTATAAGGTCGAGATGTAGGTTATCGTCGAGGGAGGGTATGGTATGCGAGCGGTATGGTGAGCGTGCGATAGTTTAATTGTTTAGAAATCCCTTGACAATTGATCGTATAATCGTATATAAATATGTTTATGAAAGAAATGCTCACCCTCTTCAAGCTCGTCTCCGACGAATCGCGGCTGCGGATCATCCTGCTGCTCGAAGAGAAGGAGCTCTGCGTCTGCCAGATCATGGGGGTGCTGAACATGTCGCAGCCGCTCGTCTCCCGCAATCTCTCCCTCCTCTCGAGGGCGGGATTCCTCGAGGACCGGAGAGAGGGAAAGCTCATGTTTTACCGTATCAGGAAGGATGTCCCCCCGCGGCAGGCAGCGCTGCTGTCGATGATGCGGAAGTTCCTGAAAGATGATACGATTGCCGTAAAGGATATGGTTTCGCTCCGAGAGTGCGAAGAGTTCCAGAAAAAGACGGGCAAGTGCGACATGGAAACGTTCCTTTCCTATATGAGAACGAATGGTAAGAGTCACTAACGAAATGAAGGGGCTTGGAGTCGGGCGAGGCATAGTACATGAGCGGCTTGGGCAGCCTAGGCGAAACCAGGGATGGTGAAGCGGGATGCCCCGCCTCGGAGGACGGCCTGGATGCCGTCCGAGAATGAGCGAATGTACTATGCCTTGTCCGACTCCCCCTACACACTAAATCAACCACTCTAAATAACAAGGAGGACAGGGTGCTTAACGCAGTGAAAGAGAAGCGGAGCAGGCTCCAGATGATTACCTGGTATGGATTGCCGTTAGTGGTCGTGGGCGGGTGGTTTTTCCCGAAGCTGGGGTTCTTCCTCCTGGCCTGCATGGTCGGCGCGGTGGGCCTCGCCTTTTCCAAAGGCCGGTCGTGGTGCGACTGGATGTGCCCGCGGGGGAGCTTCTACGATCTCTTCCTCGGGAAGATCAGCGCCAAGAGGGAGATACCCGCGTTCTTCAGGAGGAAGGGCTTTCGCGTCTTCATGCTCGTCGTGCTCCTGAGCGTACTCGGAACGCAGATATATCTTTCCTGGGGCGATATCGACGCTATAGGTCGTGCGATGGTGACACTGCTCACCGTAACGACGCTGGTTGGAGCTGTCCTGGGAGTCGTGTACCACCAGCGCATCTGGTGCCACTTCTGTCCCATGGGCACGCTCGGGAACTTCATCGCCGAAGGGAAGCGTCCGCTCACGATCAGCTCTGCCTGCACCTCCTGCGCAGCCTGCGCAAAGGTCTGCCCGATGCAGCTGAAGCCGTACCAGTACAGGGGGAATGAGGTGATGGGCGACAACGACTGTATCAAGTGCTCGACCTGCGTCGCCGCCTGCCCCAAGAAGGCGCTGCTCTTCGCCCCTGCGAACGGAGAGCCGGAATACAAAAAAGCAGCCTGAGCATCGTGAGGGCGTTACGATCGGGAGCGTTATGCTGATCCCTATTCTCTCGAGCATACTTTTAGTGCTGGCGCTGTTCGCCGGAGCGGCCTTCGGCCAGGAGCAGCCGGTGACGCTCAGCGAGGCGGTTACCATCGCCCTCGACCGGAATTACGAGATACGGGCGTACCGGCATGCGCTCTCGGCGCAGCGGGAGGATATCGGCATAGCGCGGAGCTCCCTGCTGCCGAGGATCTCTTTCGAGGAGCGGTTTCTGCGCACCGACAACCCGACCTACTCGTTCATGGCCAAGCTGAACCAGGAGCGTTTCTCCCAGGAAGATTTTCGCATACGCTCCCTGAACGACCCGGAGGCCATCAGCGACTTCCAGACCACTCTCGCCTTCGAGCAGCCGCTCTTCGCGCCGCAGGCCTGGATCGGGCTCAGGATGGCGAGGCTCGACGATGCAGCCGGAGACGGAGCGTACCGCCGGAAGAGGGAGGAGATAGCCTTCAAGGTCACCCGCACCTATTTTTCGCTGCTCACGGCAAAGGAGCAGGCCGGCGCTGCGGAGAGGACGGTCGAAGACACCAGAGAGCACCTCAGGATCGCACGGGTGCGCCACGACGCCGGTCTGGGCCTCTATTCCGACGTACTGCGGGCATCGACCGCGGTCACCGGGGCCGAGCAGCGGCTCGTCACCGCGCAGAAGAATCTCGAAATAGCCCGCCGCGCGCTCGGCCTGCTGCTCGGCAGGGGAGAGCCGGTCACCGCAGCCGACGTCGCCCCTTCCGATATGCAGGTGAGCGACATCGCCTCCTACCTCGCCGCTGCATCAGGCAGAAACGACCTCCGTGCGCTCGCGATGCGCGCGGAGAGCGCGAAGAACGGCGTAACGCGCGCCGAAGCCGCTTACCTCCCCACCGTCGGCGTCGGGGGCGCCTATCAGCTCAACGACCACAACATACCCTTCGGCGCCGAAGGGCAGAGCTGGCAGGTGACCGCCTTTCTGCGCTGGACACTCTTCGACGGGACACGGCGGAAGCACGAACGGGCGCAGGCAGCATCGAGGGCCGCTGAAACGGAAGAGATGCTCCAGGGGCTGAGGGATACGGTATCGTTCCAGGTGCACGAGGCGTATCTCGAGGTGGCCGAGGCGAAGAAGAACACGGAGCTCGCCCGGTCGGCGCTCGAGACGGCCGAGGAGGGGACGCGGCTCGTGCGGATCCGGTACGAAAATTCCCTCTCGCCGCTCGTCGATCTCCTGGATGCGCAGATCAGCCTGGACCAGGCGCGCGCCGGGTATGCGGCGAGAAAGAACGAGTACCGCATTGCCGTTGCGAACCTCGCCTATGC
This window harbors:
- a CDS encoding ABC transporter permease, with protein sequence MAQEFTLLSVAARNVKRKPLRTTILIVAIGLLVALLVFALSFIRRVDSSIRLASERLGADLLILPTGSRGAAEDFLLENEVKSFLMDRAVIERIRKIDGIAAVSPQIYLTTIAGVCCDVPDAVVIAFDQETDFVVNPWLPKKLGRRLQKGEAIVGSESAFNIDIGAMEVDSILFGSIFKMVGVLEKTGTGLDYAIFIDQANIDDILKQGKAKIRPGEISIVFAKVKKGQDPRKVAGLIEDSIIEVDAVARKDLGKGVLDTLADINRVFSVTVVLAAVLSVFLAWAVFSAVANERAREVGIMRAIGARESQVVKLFLIEILIIGGIGSIAGIGAGTSLSMLLAKGFSIMKHVTTDLGSLERAAIALFGLLIGTGVCVVGAVAPLQRLKRMEPLAAMKGE
- a CDS encoding nitrous oxide reductase accessory protein NosL; this translates as MKAHRKVWLFLVMILSCISAIPVPAGAEPASPAVCTACNMSIEGQNKRFSVVDTKSTDKVAFDDIGCALLWRAEQCATKELQFNTNAEVFDFSTGEPVAIEAASFVVDSGVKTPMGYGIVAFKDRQSAERFVAETGKGSVVPYRTLSLPKGQ
- a CDS encoding copper chaperone PCu(A)C, with the protein product MHDSGRTPRSGLRVAARRALARGGFLFATAAIIAAAALAGCGRGSQQGAPQITIEAQEAVLSPVFLGVGSVFMRIRNSGEGDDMLLGAQADFPGARVELHDTREGKMVKREEIPVPAGETVELKPGGLHLMIFKMSRDLKSGHEFMLTLSFRKTGPLTVPVRLSAGKSRIGSRE
- a CDS encoding 4Fe-4S binding protein gives rise to the protein MLNAVKEKRSRLQMITWYGLPLVVVGGWFFPKLGFFLLACMVGAVGLAFSKGRSWCDWMCPRGSFYDLFLGKISAKREIPAFFRRKGFRVFMLVVLLSVLGTQIYLSWGDIDAIGRAMVTLLTVTTLVGAVLGVVYHQRIWCHFCPMGTLGNFIAEGKRPLTISSACTSCAACAKVCPMQLKPYQYRGNEVMGDNDCIKCSTCVAACPKKALLFAPANGEPEYKKAA
- a CDS encoding ABC transporter ATP-binding protein, coding for MDQLSIESVTKTYPVDREAITAVRGVSLAVGKGEFVSVVGHSGSGKTTLLSMIGGMTAPTSGRVLFEGRDIYRFTSDELSAYRCEKVGFMFQFASLLPMLTARENVLLPLVFMPGGTGAQAHDKAVGLLERVGLGDKVNAYPSQLSGGQQRRVAIARAFMNDPEIILADEPTGDLDEATEAEMVRFFKAMNEERGITFIMITHNTDLARLAGRQLRMSNGALGPV
- a CDS encoding metalloregulator ArsR/SmtB family transcription factor encodes the protein MFMKEMLTLFKLVSDESRLRIILLLEEKELCVCQIMGVLNMSQPLVSRNLSLLSRAGFLEDRREGKLMFYRIRKDVPPRQAALLSMMRKFLKDDTIAVKDMVSLRECEEFQKKTGKCDMETFLSYMRTNGKSH
- a CDS encoding DNA polymerase ligase N-terminal domain-containing protein, whose protein sequence is MPCFVVHEHHARHLHFDFRLEMEGVLKSWAVPKGPSMNPADKRLAVMVEDHPLEYGSFEGTLPEGSYGAGAVALWDRGSCALRKGSIAEGVIEFQLEGEKLKGGFVLTRMRGKEKEWLLIKRRDAHADPGFRLRLVLAKTGRLE
- the extKL gene encoding multiheme c-type cytochrome (seleno)protein ExtKL, with translation MRVALVMLAVLLIVLPLTANAEKAKTIDELAKMYDSSGCKGCHAEIYAQWEKSHHARPLMGVKGGLMLTPLALKKGEKGSTAFSEDDPKKMTIKNFPCFKCHLPQAITSAEDSVAVELTEALLAKDSAKVAKLQITCTVCHNTKAIIHKRELGEPEKGVLYSTRDIASHPDKTFTKVKKSAIFSDSVYCGQCHGLGPNLEFDQAFQCANLYGSYLHNYVSNGGTKTCQECHMQKGDHLIAPNFNDDKQTSQLLANAINLDVQAYAYEWLRKANTYFPKIVVNTRINTTAGHRIPDGUPSHNRVVMVVTAKSSDGKEIGKVERHFHPQATNCRDMKMKYGAQWKVANLRDTSLQPLQTKVETVEFDLPEGVKAADVTVDLVYEAVNPDNKYPIHSVTKKVSLDK
- a CDS encoding TolC family protein codes for the protein MLIPILSSILLVLALFAGAAFGQEQPVTLSEAVTIALDRNYEIRAYRHALSAQREDIGIARSSLLPRISFEERFLRTDNPTYSFMAKLNQERFSQEDFRIRSLNDPEAISDFQTTLAFEQPLFAPQAWIGLRMARLDDAAGDGAYRRKREEIAFKVTRTYFSLLTAKEQAGAAERTVEDTREHLRIARVRHDAGLGLYSDVLRASTAVTGAEQRLVTAQKNLEIARRALGLLLGRGEPVTAADVAPSDMQVSDIASYLAAASGRNDLRALAMRAESAKNGVTRAEAAYLPTVGVGGAYQLNDHNIPFGAEGQSWQVTAFLRWTLFDGTRRKHERAQAASRAAETEEMLQGLRDTVSFQVHEAYLEVAEAKKNTELARSALETAEEGTRLVRIRYENSLSPLVDLLDAQISLDQARAGYAARKNEYRIAVANLAYASGTILKDLKREQ